The Streptomyces halobius genomic interval CAGCGGCCGCCTGCGGGCTAACGCTGCGCTTGGCCACGCCTGCGGCAGGCTTGAGCTGACGTTTTGGCTGTCCCGCCGTGGGGGTGTTCGCCGTTGCGCCTGCGGCGGGCGTGGGTTTCGCGGGTGCGGTGACGGGCCTCCGGACTCCGTCCTGCGGCCCTCCCCCATAGCCTGAAGGGTATGGGAGGTACCCCCATCCTCCCGACGGTGGGTGGTAGGGGCCGGTGGGGGCACATGTGGTCTGTCATGTGTCTGTGATCGCGACCACACGGTGCACATGACCGGCTACGCGTACCCCCACCGGTCTTCTTCCCACCCCTTCGGGAGGTTCCGGTCCGCAGGACGGAGTCCGGAGGTCCGGCGCCGCTGCCGAACAGCCCCGCGCAGCGGCAACAGCTCACCGCAGGTGCAACGGCGGGACAGTCAAGAACGTGGGGCCCAGGCACAGCGCAGCGGACACCCACCGCAGGAGCAACGGCCGGACAGCCGACAACGTGGGGCGCAGGCAAAGCGCAGCGTAGACTCTGGCCACGTGACTGCTGTGTCTGCGAAGCCTCGCATCCCCAATGTCCTGGCCGGCCGCTACGCCTCCGCGGAGCTCGCCGTGCTGTGGTCCCCCGAGTACAAGGTCAGGCTGGAGCGGAAGCTGTGGCTCGCCGTGCTGCGTGCGCAGCAGGACCTGGGGGTGGAGGTCCCCGAGCAGGCGCTGGCCGATTACGAGCGGGTCCTGGAGACCGTCGACCTGGCCTCGATCGCCGAGCGCGAGAAGGTCACCCGGCATGACGTCAAGGCCCGGATCGAGGAGTTCAACGCCCTCGCCGGCCATGAGCAGGTCCACAAGGGCATGACCTCCCGCGATCTGACGGAGAACGTCGAGCAGCTGCAGGTACGGCTGTCGCTGGAGCTGATGCGGGACCGCACCGTCGCCGTGCTGGCACGGCTGGGCTCGCTGGCCGCCCAGCACGCCGAACTGGTCATGGCGGGCCGCTCGCACAACGTCGCCGCGCAGGCCACCACGCTCGGCAAGCGCTTCGCGACCGCCGCCGACGAGCTGCTGGTCGCCTATGCGCGGCTGGAGGAGCTCCTCTCCCGCTACCCGCTGCGCGGCATCAAGGGCCCCGTCGGCACCGCCCAGGACATGCTGGACCTGCTGGGCGGGGACGCCACGAAGCTCGCCGAGCTGGAGCAGCGGATCGCCGGCCACCTCGGCTTCGGGCAGGCGTTCACCTCCGTCGGCCAGGTCTATCCGCGCTCCCTGGACTACGAGGTGGTCACCGCGCTGGTGCAGCTCGCCGCGGCCCCCTCGTCGCTCGCGAAGACGGTCCGGCTGATGGCCGGGCACGA includes:
- the purB gene encoding adenylosuccinate lyase; translated protein: MSAKPRIPNVLAGRYASAELAVLWSPEYKVRLERKLWLAVLRAQQDLGVEVPEQALADYERVLETVDLASIAEREKVTRHDVKARIEEFNALAGHEQVHKGMTSRDLTENVEQLQVRLSLELMRDRTVAVLARLGSLAAQHAELVMAGRSHNVAAQATTLGKRFATAADELLVAYARLEELLSRYPLRGIKGPVGTAQDMLDLLGGDATKLAELEQRIAGHLGFGQAFTSVGQVYPRSLDYEVVTALVQLAAAPSSLAKTVRLMAGHELVTEGFKPGQVGSSAMPHKMNTRSCERVNGLMVILRGYASMAGELSGDQWNEGDVSCSVVRRVALPDSFFALDGLLETFLTVLDEFGAFPAVVARELDRYLPFLATTKVLMGSVRAGVGREEAHEAIKENAVASALAMRERGAERNELLDRLAADSRIPLDKAQLDALMADKLSFTGAAADQVAAVVGRIEEIAKQHPEAAAYTPGSIL